One window of Desulfobacca acetoxidans DSM 11109 genomic DNA carries:
- a CDS encoding CoB--CoM heterodisulfide reductase iron-sulfur subunit A family protein, giving the protein MVVGGGIAGVQAALDLANTGFFVYLVEHSAAIGGVMAQLDKTFPTNDCSMCILSPKLVECGRHLNIHLLTLADVTALEGEPGHFTVTVRQRPRYIDMDRCIACGVCAEKCPYKAADEFNEGLNQRKAAYVKYPQAVPLKYAIDPDRCIYFKPDKKGKIGRCGACEKFCPAGAVNFLDVDQEQQINVGAIILAPGFKAFDPHLYESYGYGRYKNVITSLEFERILSASGPYEGHLVRPSDHQPPRKIAWLQCVGSRDTRPGAHGYCSGVCCMYAIKEAVIAKEHAGADLETAIFFMDMRTYGKDFERYYQRARNEAGVRFIRSRIHSLTLTDEASQALRLEWVQENGDKASEVFDLVVLSVGLEIGDNLRGLAEKLGVALDADGFVETGSFTPVATSQPGIYVCGAMSGPKDIPYAVMEASAASAASASLLSPARGTLVQEKVYPPEAPVEDQEPRIGVFVCHCGINIAGVVDVPAVREYARTLPHVAYVADNLFTCSEDTQKLIVEAIKENNLNRVVVAACTPRTHEPLFQETIRSAGLNPYLFEFANIRDQDSWVHQQEPERATEKAKDLVRMATAKAALLEPLQPVHLDISQNALVIGGGLAGMTAALNLAEQGLFTYLIEQKDELGGHARKVGHTWKGEDVGAYIHDLSQRLLSHERVEVLTGAELIQVSGFVGNFESTVRSGGSERQLQHGVAILATGAHSLKPSEYLYGQNDRVTRWHDLEKRFIEQPRLLEEAEAVAFIQCVGSREPQRPYCSKICCTSSVAQAIALKKRKPELQVYILYRDLRTYGPREHLYRQARELGVLFIRYHQEEKPAVESTMINGREKLLITVKDHILDHYLKIPVDYLNLATAIIPRGLDTLAKFFKVPLNDDGFFLEAHMKLRPVDFATDGVFVCGLAHYPKPIEESIAQAQAAAARAASVLTRGFVEVEPIVSAVDAYLCIGCGLCEASCPFAAIRLIQVPGKGYRAENITASCKGCGVCAAACPQRAIDMIHFRDRQIMAVIHAGGQQAQAK; this is encoded by the coding sequence ATGGTTGTGGGCGGCGGTATCGCCGGCGTCCAGGCCGCTCTAGATCTGGCCAATACCGGCTTTTTCGTCTATCTGGTGGAGCATTCTGCCGCCATCGGCGGGGTTATGGCGCAACTGGACAAGACTTTCCCCACCAATGACTGCTCCATGTGCATCCTGTCGCCCAAACTGGTGGAATGCGGACGGCATCTGAATATCCACCTGCTCACCCTGGCGGACGTGACCGCACTGGAGGGTGAACCCGGACACTTTACTGTTACCGTCCGCCAGAGACCCCGTTACATCGATATGGACCGGTGCATTGCCTGTGGGGTGTGCGCCGAAAAATGTCCCTATAAAGCGGCTGATGAGTTCAATGAAGGGCTCAATCAGCGCAAAGCCGCCTACGTCAAATACCCTCAGGCGGTGCCTCTCAAATACGCCATTGATCCCGACCGCTGCATCTATTTTAAGCCGGATAAGAAAGGAAAGATCGGCCGCTGCGGCGCCTGTGAAAAATTCTGTCCGGCCGGGGCGGTGAACTTTCTGGATGTGGACCAGGAACAGCAGATCAATGTGGGAGCCATCATATTGGCCCCGGGTTTTAAAGCCTTTGATCCGCATCTCTATGAAAGCTATGGCTATGGCAGATACAAAAACGTCATTACCAGCCTGGAGTTCGAGCGCATCTTGAGCGCTTCGGGGCCCTATGAGGGGCACCTGGTGCGCCCTTCGGATCATCAACCGCCCAGGAAAATCGCCTGGCTGCAGTGCGTCGGCTCCCGGGATACGCGTCCCGGCGCCCATGGGTATTGCTCCGGCGTCTGTTGCATGTACGCCATTAAAGAAGCAGTTATTGCCAAGGAGCATGCCGGCGCCGATTTGGAGACGGCGATCTTCTTTATGGATATGCGTACCTATGGCAAGGACTTCGAGCGTTATTACCAGCGGGCCCGTAACGAAGCCGGAGTGAGGTTCATCCGCTCCCGCATCCACAGTCTCACTTTAACGGATGAGGCCTCCCAAGCTCTCAGGCTGGAATGGGTGCAGGAGAACGGCGATAAGGCCAGCGAAGTCTTTGACCTGGTAGTCCTCTCCGTCGGACTGGAAATAGGCGATAACTTGCGGGGCTTGGCAGAAAAACTAGGGGTGGCACTGGACGCCGACGGCTTTGTGGAAACCGGCTCCTTTACCCCGGTGGCGACCTCTCAGCCCGGCATTTACGTCTGTGGAGCCATGTCCGGCCCTAAAGACATTCCCTATGCGGTCATGGAGGCCTCGGCGGCCTCGGCAGCCTCAGCTTCATTGTTATCGCCGGCCCGTGGGACCCTGGTTCAGGAAAAAGTATATCCACCTGAAGCCCCAGTGGAAGATCAGGAGCCTCGTATCGGAGTCTTTGTATGTCACTGCGGGATTAATATTGCCGGAGTAGTGGATGTCCCAGCGGTGCGCGAGTATGCCCGAACTTTACCGCACGTGGCTTATGTGGCTGATAATCTGTTCACCTGCAGTGAAGATACCCAGAAGCTGATCGTAGAAGCGATCAAAGAGAATAACCTGAATCGGGTGGTTGTCGCCGCCTGCACTCCCCGAACCCATGAACCGCTGTTCCAGGAAACCATTCGGTCCGCAGGGTTAAATCCTTATCTGTTCGAGTTTGCCAACATCCGGGATCAGGATTCCTGGGTGCATCAACAGGAACCCGAGCGGGCCACCGAAAAGGCCAAAGATCTGGTGCGCATGGCAACTGCCAAGGCGGCGCTCCTGGAGCCGCTCCAGCCGGTCCATCTCGATATCAGTCAAAACGCCCTGGTCATCGGCGGCGGCCTGGCCGGGATGACCGCCGCCCTCAATCTGGCGGAGCAGGGACTGTTTACCTACCTGATAGAGCAGAAAGACGAGTTGGGCGGCCATGCCCGTAAAGTCGGCCACACCTGGAAGGGTGAAGACGTAGGGGCCTATATCCACGATCTGAGCCAGCGCCTTTTGAGCCACGAACGGGTTGAAGTGTTGACCGGGGCTGAGCTCATCCAGGTCAGCGGTTTCGTAGGCAACTTTGAGAGCACGGTGCGCTCTGGCGGGAGCGAACGCCAGTTGCAGCATGGGGTCGCGATCCTCGCTACCGGGGCCCATTCCCTGAAGCCCTCGGAATACCTCTATGGCCAGAATGACCGCGTCACTCGCTGGCATGATCTGGAAAAGCGCTTCATTGAACAACCCCGGCTTCTGGAAGAGGCCGAAGCCGTAGCCTTCATCCAGTGCGTCGGCTCCCGTGAGCCACAGCGTCCCTACTGTTCCAAGATCTGCTGTACCAGCTCGGTGGCCCAGGCCATTGCCTTGAAAAAACGGAAACCGGAGTTGCAGGTTTACATCCTCTATCGCGACCTGCGCACCTACGGTCCGCGGGAGCATCTCTATCGCCAGGCCCGGGAGTTGGGAGTGTTGTTCATCCGCTATCACCAGGAGGAGAAACCGGCAGTCGAGAGCACCATGATCAACGGTCGGGAGAAACTGCTGATCACCGTCAAAGATCATATTCTCGACCATTATCTGAAAATCCCGGTGGATTACTTGAACCTCGCCACCGCCATTATTCCCCGGGGGTTGGATACGCTGGCCAAGTTTTTCAAGGTGCCGCTCAACGATGACGGTTTCTTCCTGGAAGCTCATATGAAGCTCCGGCCGGTAGATTTCGCTACGGACGGGGTGTTCGTCTGTGGATTGGCTCATTATCCCAAGCCTATTGAAGAGTCTATCGCCCAGGCGCAGGCGGCTGCGGCCCGGGCTGCCAGTGTGTTGACTCGGGGCTTTGTCGAAGTAGAGCCGATCGTTTCAGCGGTCGATGCCTATCTCTGTATCGGCTGCGGCCTGTGTGAGGCCTCCTGTCCCTTCGCCGCCATTCGCCTGATCCAGGTGCCCGGCAAAGGCTATCGGGCGGAGAATATCACGGCCTCCTGCAAGGGCTGTGGAGTGTGCGCCGCCGCCTGTCCACAACGGGCGATTGATATGATTCATTTCCGCGATCGCCAGATCATGGCAGTGATTCACGCCGGCGGCCAGCAGGCGCAGGCTAAGTAA
- a CDS encoding methylenetetrahydrofolate reductase produces the protein MHLQEKLEFKKFIILAEMEPPKGTDVSSLVANATNVKGRVDAFVAPEMNNAVMKMSSLGTALLLQSKGFETVMQVCCRDRNRLALQADLLAAQALGIPNVMAVTGEDISYGDHHRARAVNDLDLLELLAAIQTLQSGRDLAGIELQGAPRFLVGASLNVGKSGGALEAELAELDKKMAVGAQFFITSPIFALKVLDQFRKRLGNRPAKIIPTVMLLKSVGMARYIDRHLEQIHIPAGLIERIHKAPDRVRECIMIAAELIAGLKDEGYSGVQISTLGWEDRLPAILAAARA, from the coding sequence ATGCATTTACAAGAAAAACTTGAATTTAAAAAGTTCATCATCCTGGCGGAGATGGAGCCCCCCAAGGGGACTGATGTATCATCGCTCGTGGCTAACGCTACGAACGTCAAAGGAAGAGTGGACGCCTTTGTCGCCCCCGAAATGAACAATGCGGTGATGAAAATGAGTTCTCTGGGCACCGCTTTACTATTGCAAAGCAAGGGCTTTGAAACGGTCATGCAGGTCTGTTGCCGGGATCGCAACCGGCTGGCCTTGCAGGCTGATCTATTAGCCGCTCAGGCCCTGGGGATTCCCAATGTCATGGCAGTCACGGGCGAAGACATCAGCTATGGGGACCATCATCGGGCCCGCGCCGTCAACGACCTCGATCTGCTGGAACTGCTGGCCGCTATCCAAACCTTGCAATCCGGGCGGGATCTGGCCGGCATCGAGCTTCAGGGTGCACCACGGTTTCTAGTCGGTGCCTCCCTCAATGTCGGCAAAAGCGGCGGGGCTCTGGAGGCGGAATTGGCGGAGTTAGATAAAAAAATGGCTGTCGGAGCGCAGTTTTTTATCACTTCGCCGATCTTTGCTCTAAAGGTCCTGGACCAGTTCCGCAAGCGCCTGGGCAACCGCCCGGCCAAAATCATTCCCACCGTCATGCTGCTGAAGTCGGTGGGCATGGCCCGCTACATTGATCGTCATCTTGAGCAGATCCACATTCCGGCCGGACTCATCGAGCGTATTCATAAGGCCCCGGATCGGGTACGGGAGTGTATCATGATTGCCGCTGAGTTGATTGCCGGTTTAAAGGACGAGGGCTACAGCGGAGTCCAGATTTCTACCCTCGGCTGGGAAGACCGGCTGCCAGCCATTCTAGCTGCGGCTCGAGCCTGA
- a CDS encoding response regulator → MMEQCGTLLIAEHGCELSDCLHPWLIENGHQCLKVDNIKDVLMTLQTEKVNVLVMDVSLPESLGYDAISIIKGLYRRLPVIVTADENNPEQESRIRRKGIFYYHVKSFGVDELMLAISNALMRSYSGGKVDAFTRKT, encoded by the coding sequence ATGATGGAACAGTGTGGAACCCTTTTGATCGCCGAACACGGCTGTGAACTCTCGGATTGTTTGCATCCCTGGTTGATCGAAAACGGCCACCAATGCCTTAAGGTGGATAACATCAAAGATGTCCTCATGACCCTGCAGACCGAAAAGGTCAATGTGCTGGTGATGGACGTCTCTTTACCCGAGAGCCTGGGTTATGATGCCATTTCCATCATTAAAGGACTCTATCGCAGACTTCCCGTGATCGTTACGGCCGATGAGAATAACCCGGAACAGGAAAGTCGGATTCGACGCAAGGGAATTTTCTACTATCACGTGAAATCGTTTGGTGTGGATGAGCTTATGCTGGCTATTTCCAATGCCCTGATGCGGTCATATTCCGGAGGGAAAGTGGATGCATTTACAAGAAAAACTTGA